The DNA segment CGCACCGCGTCCTGGTTGATGACGACGACCGCCTCGCCGAACAGAGCACCGTTCTTCGTGCCGCCGAGGGAGAGGATGTCGACGCCGGCCGCGTTGGTGAACGTCCGCATCGGGACGTCCAGGGACGCGGCGGCGTTGGCTATCCGGGAGCCGTCCAGGTGCACCTTCATGCCGTGCGCGTGGGCGTGCTCGCAGATCGCGCGGATCTCCTCGGGCGTGTAGAGCGTGCCCAGCTCGGTGGACTGGGTGATCGACACGACCTGCGGCATGGCGCGGTGCTCGTCCTCGAAGCCCCAGGCCTGCCGGTCGATCAGCTCCGGGGTGAGCTTGCCGTCGGGCGTGGGCACGGTGAGCAGCTTCAGGCCGCCCATGCGCTCGGGGGCGCCGCCCTCGTCGACGTTGATGTGCGCGCTCTCGGCGCAGATCACCGCGCCCCAGCGGTCGGTGACCGCCTGGAGCGCGACGACGTTCGCGCCGGTGCCGTTGAAGACCGGGAAGGCCTCCGCGGTGGATCCGAAGTGGCTGCGGACGATCCCCTGGAGGTTCCCGGTGTAGTCGTCGTCGCCGTACGCCACCTGATGGCCGCCGTTGGCCAGGGCCAGGGCGGCCATCACCTCCGGATGCGCCCCGGCGTAGTTGTCACTGGCGAAACCGCGGACCTGCGGGTCGTGGTGGCGACGCGCGTCGGTCTTGGATGGGTTCACGGCTTCTCGGTCAGCCACAGACGGTTTCCGTTCACTTCGGCGGCGGGCTCGTCCCAGACGCCCACGACGGCCTCGGCCAGGTCCTTGACGTCCGTGAAGCCCGCGAACTTCGCGTTGGGGCGTTCGGCGCGCATCGCGTCGTGCACCAGCGCCTTCACCACCAGGATGGCAGCAGCGGCGCGCGGCCCGTCGCCTTCCCCGGCGGTCCCCGCCTTGCGGAAGCCGTCGGCCATGGCGAGGGTCCACGCCTCGGCGGCGGCCTTGGCGGCGGAGTACGCGGCGTTGCCGGCGGTGGGCTTCGACGCGCCGGCGGCGCTGATCAGCAGGTAGCGGCCGTTGCCGCCACGCTGGAGGGCGTCGTAGAAGGCCAGGGAGGTGTGCTGGACGGTGCGGATCAGCAGCTTCTCCAGCAGGTCCCAGTCGGCGAGGTCGCTCTCGCCGAAGGAGGCGCTGCCGCGCCAGCCGCCGACCAGGTGCACCAGCCCGTCGACTCGGCCGAACTCCTTCTCGATGCGGTCGGCCCAGGCGCGGGTCGAGTCGAGGTCGAGCAGGTCGACCGTCTCGCCGACGACCGTGGCGCCGCCGTTGGCGTAGCGGGCCGCGTCCACGGCCTCCGCGAGCCGGGTGGCGTCGTTGTCCGCGCCGACGACGATCGCGCCCGCCTCGGCGAGCCGCGTCAGGGTCGCGCGCCCCGCGGGCCCGCCCGCGCCCGCGACCGCGATCACCGCGCCGCTGAGAGCCCCGTTCGCCCCGTTCCCCATGATCTTCCCCTCTTGAGCAGCAGTGTGGTGGACGCGGTCGCTCACGCGGCGATCCGCTCGGCGCCGTTCGCCGTGATGCCCTTGGTGGAGGCGATCACGTTCTTCAGCTTCTTGGACAAGGCCTCATAGAACATGCTCAGCGGAAACTCGTCCGGAAGCACGTCGTCCACGAGCTTGCGCGGCGGCTGGGTCAGGTCCAGGGCGTCCGGTCCCTTGGCCCACTTCGATCCGGGGTGCGGAGCGAGGTAGGTCGCGACCAGTTCGTAGCCGGCGAACCAGTGCACGAGCTTGGGGCGGTCGATGCCGTCCCGGTACAGCTTCTCGATCTCGGCGCAGAGCTGGTTGGTGACCTGCGGGGCGCGCTCCCAGTCGATGGAGAGCCTGTTGTCGGTCCAGCGGACGACGTCGTGCTTGTGCAGGTAGGCGAAGAGCAGCTGGCCGCCGACACCGTCGTAGTTGCGGACGCGGTCGCCGGTGACCGGGAAGCGGAACATGCGGTCGAAGAGGACCGCGTACTGCACGTCACGGGCCTGCGGGACGCCGTCCGCCTGGAGCTTCACGGCCTCCTTGAAGGCGGTGAGGTCGCAGCGCAGCTCCTCCAGGCCGTACATCCAGAACGGCTGGCGCTGCTTGATCATGAACGGGTCGAACGGCAGGTCGCCGTGGCTGTGGGTGCGGTCGTGGACCATGTCCCACAGCACGAAGGCCTCTTCGCAGCGCTTCTGGTCGTGGACCATCGCGGCGATGTCCTCGGGCAGCTCAAGGCCCAGGATGCCGACGGCGGCGTCGGTGACCCGGCGGAAGCGGGCGGCCTCGCGGTCGCAGAAGATGCCACCCCAGGAGAAACGTTCCGGCGCCTCGCGTACGGCGATGGTCTCGGGGAAGAGGACAGCGGAGTTGGTGTCGTAACCGGAGGTGAAGTCCTCGAACGTGATGCCGCAGAACAGCGGGTTGTCGTACCGGGTGCGCTCCAGCTCGGCCAGCCACTCGGGCCAGACCATGCGCAGCACGACCGCCTCCAGGTTGCGGTCCGGGTTGCCGTTCTGCGTGTACATCGGGAAGACGACGAGGTGCTGCAGCCCGTCGGCGCGGCCCGCGGCCGGCTGGAAGGCCAGCAGCGAGTCCAGGAAGTCCGGCACCCGGAAGCCGCCCTCGGCCCAGCGGCGCAGGTCACCGACGAGGGCCTCGTGGTACGCGGCGTCGTGCGGGAGCAGCGGGGCGAGCCGCTCGACCGACTCCACGACACGGCGTACGGCGGCCTCGGCGTCGGCGCGCCCGGGGGCGCCCTCGGCCTCGAAGTCGATCGATCCGTCCTTGGACTGCCATGGCCGGATCCGCTCCACCGCATCCTTGAGCACGGGCCAGGCGGGGTCGTCGACCACCCGGGTCTGTGGAGAAACCTGCTCCCCCGCGCCTGCCTGCACAAGAATTTCCGTCATGTCTCATCCTCCACGGGAGAACCTCGCGTATGGACACCGTATGCATACCCGCTTTCCCCCAGCAAGAGGCACCTCGGGAAATTATTCTGTCCAGCCGCATAGTCACCGATGTTTTTCCTGCGGTAAACCGTGACGGCGCTCACTTTCACTATGAGCCCCGATGTCGCGAAGAGGGCGCGGGCGGCGCCCGGACCGCGCCCCGACCGCGCGGTCCGCCGCCTCGGCCCAGCCCGGTCAATCCCCTGGGGACTCGCCCACGTCAGAGTGACGGCAGGGGCGGGTATGAGCCAGATATCGCGCGCCTCGCGCACGGATCCCGCGCGCAGGTGCGGGTTCATCGCGAGACGCGGCCATTAGGCTGCGACCTTGCCGCGCGGACGACGACGTCCCGTCGGGTCCGCGGGCACCTCACGCTCGGCTTCGGCCGCGCGCGAGGACTCCACCGCCGCCTCGACGGAAGCGAGTTGAACCTTGAACTTCCTTACCATCGGTCACCGCGGGGTCATGGGTGTCGAGCCCGAGAACACCCTCCGTTCCTTCGTCGCCGCGCAGGCCGCCGGCCTCGACCTGATCGAACTCGACCTCCACCTGAGCAAGGACGGCGCCCTCGTCGTCATGCACGACGCGGAGGTGGACCGCACGACCGACGGCACCGGACCGATCGCCGAGAAGACCCTCGCGGAACTGCGCACCCTGGACGCGGGCCGCGGGGAGCGGGTGCCGGTGTTCGAGGAGGTCCTGGACACGGTGAAGGCGCCGCTGCAGGCGGAGATCAAGGACGTGGCGGCGGCCAGGGCGCTGGCCGAGGTCATGCACCGGCGGGACCTCACCTCCCGGGTGGAGGTGTCCTCGTTCCACGACGAGGCGATCGCCGAGATCGCCCGGCTGGTACCGGGGGTGCGCACCGCGCTGATCGCGAGCCGCTACGGCACCGACGTGGTCGAGCGCGCCACCGAGGCGGGCGCCGCGACCCTCTGTCTCAACATCCGCCGGCTGACCCTGGAGGTCACCGAGCTGGCACACGCGGCCGATCTGAAGATCATCGGCTGGGTGGTCAACACACAGGACCACCTGCGGCTGGTACGCGCGCTCCAGCTCGACGGGGCGACGACGGACTACCCGGAGATCAAACGCACCGGCCGCTTCACCGCCTGACCGACCGACCGCGGGGGCTGGGCAGGTGAAGCGGTGGATCGGCGGGCCCGGCAATGAGTCGCCGTGGCAGCGGTGATCCGGTGCGCGGTCTCCCGCATGAACGTCACAGCAGGGGCTTGACCAGCAGCTCGAACTGAAGATCGTCGCGCTGCGGGACGCCGAAGCGCTCGTCGCCGTACGGGAACGGGGTCATCGTGCCCGTACGGCGGTAGCCGCGGCGCTCGTACCAGGCGATCAGGTCGTCGCGGACCGAGATCACCGTCATGTGCATCTCGCTGACGCCCCAGGCCGCCCGGGCCCGCCGCTCCGCCTCCGCCATGACGGCCTTGCCGAGGCCGGCCCCCTGGAGGGTGGGGCTGACCGCGAACATGCCGAAGTAGGCGTGGTCCCCCCGGTGCTCGAGGTGGCAGCAGGCGACGATCCGGCCGTCCCGCTCGACGGTCAGCAGCCTGCCGTCGGGCGACTTGATGACCTGGAGCACACCCTCGGGGTCGGTCCGCTGCCCTTCCAGGATGTCCGCCTCGGTGGTCCACCCGGCCCGGCTGGCGTCTCCCCGGTACGCCGACTCGACCAGCGCCACAAGGGCGTCCACGTCGGTGTCGACGGCGTCACGGAACGCCAGTCCGGTGGTGGTGCTGTCCATGGGGATGATCTCCGATCTCGGGCGCGGCTGAACCAGGGTCGAGGGTAACCGTGCCGCCAGGGTCTGTGCGGCGTGTCAGGTCGCGGGGAGGCAGCGGTGCCTTGTCAGCGCCGGTGAGCGGGGTGTGGTGCGTGCGGCTGCGAGGCGGAGCTCGCAGAGCTTGGGGGAAGTGCGTGCCACGCCCCGCGTCTGCGGCACGATCCGCCGGACAGGCCCTAAGCTCCGGTCGCATGGTGCACGTTCTCGGCAGCCGGACCCTGCTCCGCCCCACCGACCCCGAACGCTCCCGTGCCTTCTACGGCGGACAGCTGGGCCTCGCCGTCTACCGCGAGTTCGGCACGGGCCCGGAACGCGGGACCGTCTACTTCCTCGGCGGCGGCTTCCTGGAGCTGTCCGGCCGCTCCGAGCCTCTCCCGACACCGTCGGCGTCACCGGCGGTGCGGCTGTGGCTCCAGGTCGCGGACGCGGCCGTGGCACATGAGGAGCTGCGGGCCAGGGACGTGGCGATCGTACGGCCCCCGGTGAAGGAGCCCTGGGGCCTGGTGGAGCTGTGGATCGCCGACCCGGACGGCATCCCGATCGTCCTGGTGGAGGTCCCGGAGGACCATCCGCTGCGGTACCGGCCGGGCATCTGAACGGTCGGGCCGAAGGGGTCGGTCCGAAGCGTTGGGGCGGTCAGGGGTCGGCGCCGTCGCCGAGCCCCGGTCCGGGTCTGCCGTCTCCTCAGGTACCCGACGCGGCAAGGACGTTCTCGCGGAAGGCGGCCACCACCGGCCGCAGATCGATGTGATGCCAGGCCGCCCACAGGCGCACGGAGCTTTCGAACCAGGGGAGTTCGCGCACGGCCACGCCCTGGGCGGTGCCATGGAGCATGCTCTTCTGGATGAGCGCCATGCCCAGCCCTGAGGCGACGAGGCCGAGGGCGGTGAGGGGCTCGGTGGCTTCGAGCCGGATGTCGGGGGTGAAGCCCGAGGCGGCACAGGCGGCGATGAAGTCGTCGCGCCAGGCCGGGTTCTGGCTGTTCTCCACCGCGACCCAGGGCTGCCCGTCGAGGTCGCAAGGGTGGATCTCCTCGCGGTCGGCCAGCGGATGCCCGGCCGGCAGGGCCAGCAGAAGGGGGTCTTCCAGCAACAGCGCCGACCTCAGGTCCGGATCGTCCTCGGGCGGTGGTTCGGGGACGAAGCCGATGTCCAGGCTGCGCTGCCGCAGACCCTCGTACTGCCCCGCTGCGGGAAGGTTGTAGAGGGCCACGTGGATGCCCGGGCGCTCGTCGTGGAGTTCACGCAGAGAGCGGGGCAGGACGCCGGCGTGCATGGCGTCGCCGACGTAGCCGATGCACAGACCGCCCTCCTCCCCGCGGCCGAGCCGGCGGCCGAGGTTCTCCAGACGGTCGGCGTGCCGCAGCAGAGCCTGGGCCTCGGAGAGGAAGACCCGGCCGTCGGCGGTGAGCCGGATACGCTGCTGGCTCCGCTCGAACAGGGTCAGACCCAGGTTCTTCTCCAGCTGGGCGATCTGCCGGCTGAGCGGGGACTGCGAGATGTGCAGCTTCTCGGCGGCACGGCCGACGTGCTCCGTCTCGGCGACGACCACGAAATAGCGAAGTTGTCGCAGGTCAAGCATGTAAGACCTCTCGGGACTCAAGTGTGTCCAAGCAAGTCTTGGACAGTCTCAATGCTCGATCCTAACCTCGACAGAGCAAGAACCGCAGAAGACGCAAAACGTCAGAAATCCTGCGGGAAGCCATGCAGAGAAGGATCAGTTCCATGGGTATCAAGTCGCTCCTCCCCGGCCCCCTCGGCTTCGGCACCGCGCCGCTGGGCAACATGTTCCGCGCCATCCCCGAGGAAGAGGCCGCGGCCACCGTCGAGGCCGCCTGGAACCAGGGGATCCGCTACTACGACACCGCCCCGTTCTACGGCGCCGGCCTGTCGGAGCTGCGCCTCGGCGAGGCCCTCGCCGGCCGCCCGCGCGACGAGTACGTGCTGAGCACCAAGGTCGGCCGCGTCATCTTCGACGAGCTCGAGGACCCGGCCGCGCGTGAGCTCGGCGAGAAGGGCGGCCTGTTCGAGCACGGCCGTCCCAACAAGATGGTCGACGACTACACGGCCGACGCCACCCTCCGCTCCATCGAGGACAGCCTGAAGCGTCTGCGTACGGACCGGCTGGACATCGTGTGGGTGCACGACATCGCCCAGGACTTCCACGGCGACGAGTGGCTGGCCCGCTACGAGACCGCCCGCACCGGCGCCTTCCGCGTCCTGCAGCGCCTGCGGGACGAGGGCGTCATCAAGGGCTGGGGTCTGGGCGTGAACCGTGTCGAGCCGATCGAGCTCACCCTCGACCTGGACGAGCCCAAGCCCGACGCGTTCCTTCTCGCGGGCCGCTACACCCTCCTCGACCACGACCGCGCGCTCCAGCGTCTGCTCCCGGCCGCCGCCGCGCAGGGCGTCGACATGGTCGTCGGCG comes from the Streptomyces sp. NBC_00820 genome and includes:
- a CDS encoding GNAT family N-acetyltransferase — its product is MDSTTTGLAFRDAVDTDVDALVALVESAYRGDASRAGWTTEADILEGQRTDPEGVLQVIKSPDGRLLTVERDGRIVACCHLEHRGDHAYFGMFAVSPTLQGAGLGKAVMAEAERRARAAWGVSEMHMTVISVRDDLIAWYERRGYRRTGTMTPFPYGDERFGVPQRDDLQFELLVKPLL
- a CDS encoding VOC family protein; the encoded protein is MVHVLGSRTLLRPTDPERSRAFYGGQLGLAVYREFGTGPERGTVYFLGGGFLELSGRSEPLPTPSASPAVRLWLQVADAAVAHEELRARDVAIVRPPVKEPWGLVELWIADPDGIPIVLVEVPEDHPLRYRPGI
- a CDS encoding LysR substrate-binding domain-containing protein, producing MLDLRQLRYFVVVAETEHVGRAAEKLHISQSPLSRQIAQLEKNLGLTLFERSQQRIRLTADGRVFLSEAQALLRHADRLENLGRRLGRGEEGGLCIGYVGDAMHAGVLPRSLRELHDERPGIHVALYNLPAAGQYEGLRQRSLDIGFVPEPPPEDDPDLRSALLLEDPLLLALPAGHPLADREEIHPCDLDGQPWVAVENSQNPAWRDDFIAACAASGFTPDIRLEATEPLTALGLVASGLGMALIQKSMLHGTAQGVAVRELPWFESSVRLWAAWHHIDLRPVVAAFRENVLAASGT
- a CDS encoding glycerophosphodiester phosphodiesterase — its product is MNFLTIGHRGVMGVEPENTLRSFVAAQAAGLDLIELDLHLSKDGALVVMHDAEVDRTTDGTGPIAEKTLAELRTLDAGRGERVPVFEEVLDTVKAPLQAEIKDVAAARALAEVMHRRDLTSRVEVSSFHDEAIAEIARLVPGVRTALIASRYGTDVVERATEAGAATLCLNIRRLTLEVTELAHAADLKIIGWVVNTQDHLRLVRALQLDGATTDYPEIKRTGRFTA
- a CDS encoding DUF6421 family protein, with translation MTEILVQAGAGEQVSPQTRVVDDPAWPVLKDAVERIRPWQSKDGSIDFEAEGAPGRADAEAAVRRVVESVERLAPLLPHDAAYHEALVGDLRRWAEGGFRVPDFLDSLLAFQPAAGRADGLQHLVVFPMYTQNGNPDRNLEAVVLRMVWPEWLAELERTRYDNPLFCGITFEDFTSGYDTNSAVLFPETIAVREAPERFSWGGIFCDREAARFRRVTDAAVGILGLELPEDIAAMVHDQKRCEEAFVLWDMVHDRTHSHGDLPFDPFMIKQRQPFWMYGLEELRCDLTAFKEAVKLQADGVPQARDVQYAVLFDRMFRFPVTGDRVRNYDGVGGQLLFAYLHKHDVVRWTDNRLSIDWERAPQVTNQLCAEIEKLYRDGIDRPKLVHWFAGYELVATYLAPHPGSKWAKGPDALDLTQPPRKLVDDVLPDEFPLSMFYEALSKKLKNVIASTKGITANGAERIAA
- a CDS encoding threonine aldolase family protein, with protein sequence MNPSKTDARRHHDPQVRGFASDNYAGAHPEVMAALALANGGHQVAYGDDDYTGNLQGIVRSHFGSTAEAFPVFNGTGANVVALQAVTDRWGAVICAESAHINVDEGGAPERMGGLKLLTVPTPDGKLTPELIDRQAWGFEDEHRAMPQVVSITQSTELGTLYTPEEIRAICEHAHAHGMKVHLDGSRIANAAASLDVPMRTFTNAAGVDILSLGGTKNGALFGEAVVVINQDAVRQMKHLRKMSMQLASKMRFVSVQLEALFAKDLWLRNARHANEMAQRLAEGVRAVHGVEILYPVQSNGVFAKLPHDVSERLQKRFRFYFWDEGAGVVRWMCAFDTTEEDVDAFVGALKEEMAR
- a CDS encoding aldo/keto reductase, whose product is MGIKSLLPGPLGFGTAPLGNMFRAIPEEEAAATVEAAWNQGIRYYDTAPFYGAGLSELRLGEALAGRPRDEYVLSTKVGRVIFDELEDPAARELGEKGGLFEHGRPNKMVDDYTADATLRSIEDSLKRLRTDRLDIVWVHDIAQDFHGDEWLARYETARTGAFRVLQRLRDEGVIKGWGLGVNRVEPIELTLDLDEPKPDAFLLAGRYTLLDHDRALQRLLPAAAAQGVDMVVGGPYSSGVLAGGRHFEYQEAPQSIIDKVERIKALAAQHGISIKAAALQFALAHPATAAVVPGATRPSRIAEDVAALHETVPAAFWSALREEKLISADAPLPTN
- a CDS encoding SDR family oxidoreductase, with amino-acid sequence MGNGANGALSGAVIAVAGAGGPAGRATLTRLAEAGAIVVGADNDATRLAEAVDAARYANGGATVVGETVDLLDLDSTRAWADRIEKEFGRVDGLVHLVGGWRGSASFGESDLADWDLLEKLLIRTVQHTSLAFYDALQRGGNGRYLLISAAGASKPTAGNAAYSAAKAAAEAWTLAMADGFRKAGTAGEGDGPRAAAAILVVKALVHDAMRAERPNAKFAGFTDVKDLAEAVVGVWDEPAAEVNGNRLWLTEKP